In one window of Qipengyuania gaetbuli DNA:
- a CDS encoding GumC family protein, which produces MTEQTLPAMPTVRDRYAAAYAASGENGISAAIRAVLGAIRRYAWMAVGIVGAAIALALVVTMLDTPRFTATSSVQINDQSDEVLGGEFETQIAPPSDWDIDRFLNTQLDVLRSRALAERVADGLDLANDERFFGAMEVAPQSVPTEEREKRKLAIDLLQDNTAVELRRSTRIALVAFSSTDAEITARIANAFAEEFIQQNLQRRFDSSAYARNFVAEQLEEARASLEQSEAALNDYARQTGLIRTRDAFAPTGPELAAGTVTSSSLLQYNQAAIRAREARIAAQSRWDAVRNAPLLSSQPVLSNPTIQALMTRRAQLESELQVARERYLAGHPATSRLEGDLAAVNGQLTRTANEVRQSIRSEYLAAEAAEKRLEGQVSQARGATLAEQDQSVRYNVLAREADTARSIYDGLLQRYRELNASAGIASSNITIIDRAEVPGDPSSPSLPRNLAIGLLIGLALAGIAIFLRDQLDDVIHTPEDVEEKLGLSLLGVVPRAEGQSPLEALAEPKSPIAEAYNSMRGALLYSTPTGLPKVIVVTSAQAAEGKSTTSFAIAAGLARIGIAPLLIDADLRRPALHKLVGISSERGLTDLLIAQGEPGDVATRVKHGETEFDLLPAGPLPPSPTELLSSPRMAQLLESFSQRYGVVIVDSPPILGLADAPMLAAIADGTIFVVEAERGHSGALKAALRRLRSMEPTILGAALAKFDPSRSGNRYSAYYGYDYYSYTDKEGRGAA; this is translated from the coding sequence ATGACCGAACAGACGCTTCCTGCCATGCCCACCGTGCGTGACCGCTATGCGGCCGCCTATGCCGCATCGGGCGAAAACGGCATCAGCGCCGCGATCCGCGCGGTGCTGGGCGCGATCCGCCGGTACGCCTGGATGGCGGTGGGCATCGTTGGTGCGGCCATCGCTCTGGCGCTGGTGGTCACCATGCTCGACACGCCGCGCTTCACCGCGACGTCCAGCGTCCAGATCAACGACCAGAGCGACGAAGTGCTGGGCGGCGAATTCGAAACCCAGATCGCCCCGCCGTCCGACTGGGACATCGACCGCTTCCTCAACACGCAGCTCGACGTTCTGCGCAGCCGCGCATTGGCGGAGCGGGTGGCCGACGGCCTCGACCTTGCCAATGACGAGCGATTCTTCGGCGCGATGGAAGTCGCGCCGCAGTCCGTGCCGACGGAAGAGCGCGAGAAGCGCAAGCTGGCGATCGACCTGCTGCAGGACAACACGGCGGTCGAACTGCGCCGGTCGACGCGCATCGCGCTGGTTGCATTCTCCAGCACCGATGCGGAAATCACGGCGCGCATCGCCAATGCCTTTGCGGAAGAATTCATCCAGCAGAACCTGCAGCGGCGGTTCGACAGTTCGGCCTACGCCCGCAATTTCGTGGCCGAGCAGCTGGAAGAAGCGCGCGCCTCGCTCGAACAGTCGGAAGCCGCGCTCAACGATTACGCGCGCCAGACGGGTCTTATCCGTACGCGCGATGCCTTTGCGCCAACGGGGCCGGAACTGGCCGCCGGCACGGTCACATCGTCCAGCCTGCTGCAATACAACCAGGCTGCGATCCGCGCGCGCGAGGCACGCATTGCCGCCCAGTCGCGCTGGGACGCGGTGAGGAATGCCCCGCTCCTCTCGTCGCAGCCGGTCCTGTCCAATCCGACGATCCAGGCCCTGATGACCCGCCGCGCGCAGCTTGAAAGCGAATTGCAGGTCGCGCGCGAACGCTATCTTGCAGGCCATCCCGCCACCTCGCGGCTCGAAGGCGACCTTGCCGCCGTCAATGGCCAGCTGACCCGAACCGCGAACGAGGTGCGCCAGTCGATCCGGTCCGAATACCTCGCTGCGGAAGCTGCGGAGAAGCGGCTGGAAGGGCAGGTCAGCCAGGCGCGCGGTGCCACGCTTGCCGAACAGGACCAGTCGGTGCGCTACAACGTCCTCGCGCGCGAGGCGGATACGGCCCGTTCGATCTACGATGGCCTGCTCCAGCGCTACCGCGAACTGAACGCCTCGGCGGGTATCGCCTCGAGCAACATCACCATCATCGACCGCGCCGAAGTACCCGGAGACCCGTCGTCGCCCAGCCTGCCGCGCAATCTCGCCATCGGCCTGCTGATCGGCCTTGCCCTCGCGGGTATCGCGATCTTCCTGCGCGACCAGTTGGACGATGTGATCCACACGCCCGAGGACGTGGAAGAGAAGCTCGGCCTTTCGCTGCTCGGCGTGGTGCCGCGGGCGGAAGGCCAGTCCCCGCTCGAAGCCTTGGCGGAGCCGAAATCGCCGATTGCGGAAGCCTACAACTCGATGCGCGGGGCGTTGCTCTATTCGACGCCGACCGGCCTGCCGAAGGTCATCGTGGTCACCAGTGCTCAGGCGGCCGAAGGCAAGAGCACGACCAGCTTCGCCATTGCCGCGGGCCTCGCCCGCATCGGTATTGCGCCGCTGCTGATCGATGCCGACCTTCGCCGACCTGCGCTGCACAAGCTGGTGGGCATCAGCAGTGAGCGTGGCCTGACCGACCTGCTGATCGCACAGGGCGAGCCGGGCGATGTGGCGACCCGCGTCAAGCATGGCGAGACCGAGTTCGACCTGCTTCCGGCAGGCCCGCTGCCGCCCAGCCCGACGGAACTTCTGTCCTCCCCGCGCATGGCCCAGCTGCTCGAAAGCTTCAGCCAGCGTTACGGCGTCGTCATCGTCGACAGCCCGCCGATCCTCGGCCTTGCCGATGCGCCGATGCTCGCCGCCATCGCCGATGGCACGATCTTCGTGGTAGAGGCAGAGCGCGGGCATAGCGGCGCGCTGAAGGCTGCCCTGCGGCGCTTGCGCTCGATGGAGCCGACCATCCTCGGCGCGGCGCTGGCCAAGTTCGATCCCAGCCGCTCGGGCAACCGGTACTCCGCCTATTACGGCTACGACTACTATTCCTACACCGACAAGGAAGGACGCGGCGCGGCATGA
- a CDS encoding tetratricopeptide repeat protein, with protein MTMLRGRWPATLGIALFAALALFSGFDRLSSHQPGDERLVPAPFRADAARVTAARHLVAGELDLAAASAREAILADPADARGPAFLGAAAYASGDEALGGEAMKVAAAISAREPLAQGAFTAIAMDEGRVADAARHFDILLRVHPETRVLDGLFAIMESREEGRAELARRLGTQSLWTDAYLRAEGQDAAVLRERAAFLTRNAGAIPLGCARIDPLVRELARRNYRADAQALQRAQCSGASNGQLLADPAFDKLGEDALFGWRRHGSGGVRIAAVGGAVELTNRTSVTRLVLSQPVALEAGEYRAFASVAGSQSDTLLASLDCGQPERPSQAGGALARGQLLRAKGCEDEVFSIWLRPGSGTVTLDNVRLQRVGQGD; from the coding sequence ATGACGATGCTGCGGGGGCGCTGGCCGGCAACGCTCGGCATCGCCCTCTTCGCTGCCCTTGCGCTCTTCTCCGGCTTCGACCGGCTGAGTTCGCACCAGCCCGGCGACGAGCGCCTCGTCCCGGCACCATTCCGCGCCGATGCCGCCCGGGTGACTGCCGCACGGCACCTGGTTGCGGGGGAGCTGGACCTTGCGGCGGCCTCGGCGCGCGAGGCGATCCTCGCGGATCCTGCCGATGCGCGCGGTCCGGCCTTCCTTGGCGCGGCAGCCTATGCAAGCGGCGACGAGGCCCTGGGCGGGGAAGCGATGAAGGTCGCGGCCGCGATCAGCGCACGCGAGCCGCTGGCGCAGGGCGCGTTCACGGCGATCGCGATGGACGAGGGCCGTGTCGCCGATGCCGCGCGCCATTTCGACATCCTCTTGAGGGTTCATCCGGAAACCCGCGTCCTCGACGGGCTGTTCGCAATCATGGAATCGCGCGAGGAAGGCAGGGCGGAACTTGCCCGGCGGCTCGGCACGCAGTCGCTCTGGACCGATGCCTATCTGCGCGCCGAAGGGCAGGATGCGGCCGTCCTGCGCGAGCGGGCGGCATTCCTGACCCGCAATGCCGGAGCCATTCCGCTCGGCTGTGCGCGGATCGACCCGCTGGTACGCGAGCTGGCCCGACGCAATTACCGCGCCGATGCGCAGGCTCTCCAGCGGGCTCAGTGTTCCGGAGCTTCCAACGGGCAGTTGCTGGCCGATCCGGCCTTCGACAAGCTGGGCGAGGATGCGCTGTTCGGCTGGCGGCGGCACGGGTCGGGCGGTGTCCGCATCGCGGCAGTGGGCGGGGCGGTGGAACTGACCAACCGGACCAGCGTGACGCGGCTCGTCCTCTCGCAGCCGGTGGCCTTGGAAGCGGGCGAGTACCGGGCATTTGCCAGCGTCGCGGGTTCGCAGAGCGATACGCTGCTCGCCTCGCTCGATTGCGGCCAGCCCGAAAGGCCGTCTCAGGCAGGCGGTGCGCTGGCGCGTGGCCAATTGCTGCGCGCAAAGGGGTGCGAGGACGAAGTCTTCAGCATCTGGCTGCGTCCCGGTAGCGGCACCGTGACGCTGGACAATGTGCGCCTCCAGCGGGTGGGGCAAGGCGACTAG
- a CDS encoding O-antigen ligase family protein, which yields MHRRAPLSVSHHGLLVAGFLAWAMVLGGGGSPSPKAEIIVQIGFVGAAIAWLWWARRGESAPAGQVPRQLVVLGCALLAVPLVQLVPLPPAIWQALPGRELEAASLALVGAQDSWRPLTISAPRTLAGLLALVPAVGLMWATATLGSRDRRAVVLTIALVAIASAVLGALQLAGSEGAFQLYEKSHRGWLTGFHSNRNAAVDVLLIGSLALSAWFAGKAMPPAIARRRVPVLLAGQAVLLLAAVLTGSRAGILLILPVLALNSAILAPVGMGSAPKWAARGAAGIVLLLLALPLVLAGNQRLAGVASRFDVTSDARLLVWRDTLAAIEAYFPIGSGVGTFPVAFTPYESFESFAPPSINRAHNDYLELLLEMGIVAPVLLVLGAVLLVSLVRMALREPPEERTPQFFALGVLGVIALHSLVDYPLRNMAIACLAGVAAGLLGPVRPPFRARRETEQD from the coding sequence TTGCACAGGCGCGCTCCATTATCGGTTTCGCATCACGGCCTGCTGGTCGCCGGCTTCCTTGCCTGGGCCATGGTGCTGGGTGGGGGCGGATCGCCCAGTCCCAAGGCCGAAATCATCGTCCAGATCGGTTTCGTCGGGGCCGCTATCGCCTGGCTGTGGTGGGCGCGACGCGGCGAAAGTGCTCCTGCCGGGCAGGTACCCCGGCAATTGGTGGTCCTCGGCTGCGCGCTGCTCGCAGTCCCTCTTGTCCAGCTCGTGCCGCTGCCGCCTGCGATCTGGCAGGCGCTGCCGGGCCGGGAGCTTGAAGCCGCCTCGCTGGCGCTGGTCGGGGCGCAGGACAGCTGGCGACCGCTGACCATCAGCGCACCGCGCACGCTGGCAGGGCTGCTGGCGCTGGTCCCTGCCGTTGGCCTCATGTGGGCGACCGCAACGCTCGGCTCGCGGGACCGCCGGGCCGTGGTGCTGACAATCGCGCTCGTCGCCATCGCAAGCGCTGTACTCGGCGCGCTGCAACTGGCGGGAAGCGAGGGGGCTTTCCAGCTCTACGAGAAGAGCCATCGCGGGTGGCTGACGGGCTTCCATTCCAATCGCAATGCAGCCGTGGACGTGCTGCTCATCGGATCGCTGGCGCTGAGCGCGTGGTTTGCCGGCAAAGCGATGCCGCCTGCCATCGCGCGCCGCCGTGTGCCTGTACTGCTGGCGGGGCAGGCCGTCCTGCTTCTGGCCGCAGTGCTGACGGGCTCGCGTGCAGGGATCCTGCTGATCCTGCCGGTGCTGGCGCTCAACTCCGCCATCCTTGCGCCGGTGGGGATGGGCAGTGCCCCTAAGTGGGCTGCACGGGGCGCTGCGGGTATCGTCCTGCTCTTGCTGGCCCTCCCGCTCGTTCTGGCAGGCAACCAGCGGCTGGCAGGCGTTGCATCGCGCTTCGACGTCACGAGCGATGCACGGCTACTGGTCTGGCGCGATACGTTGGCCGCCATCGAGGCCTATTTCCCCATCGGTAGCGGCGTGGGGACCTTTCCGGTGGCTTTCACGCCTTACGAGAGTTTCGAGAGCTTCGCGCCACCCTCGATCAACCGGGCACACAACGATTATCTCGAACTTCTGCTCGAGATGGGCATAGTCGCTCCCGTCCTGCTCGTGCTTGGTGCCGTTCTGCTGGTCTCGCTGGTCCGCATGGCCCTGCGCGAGCCGCCCGAAGAGCGCACTCCACAGTTCTTTGCCCTTGGCGTGCTTGGCGTCATTGCGCTGCATTCCCTCGTGGATTACCCCTTGCGAAACATGGCGATCGCCTGCCTTGCAGGGGTGGCGGCCGGGCTCCTTGGCCCAGTCAGGCCGCCCTTCCGGGCCCGACGGGAAACGGAACAGGATTGA
- a CDS encoding acyl-CoA dehydrogenase family protein, whose product MPVIDVPQPAFMDDEEISIFADAVGKFYQQHAPEKRVLKWREEGQVERDFWREAGEAGLLGVSVPEEYGGHGGDFRHDMVVIDQQAKHGVEGFAASLHNTVILPYLVRHGTEEQKKKYLPKLVTGELVSAIAMTEPGVGSDLQSVTTTALKDGNGYRINGAKTYISNGQTADFIIVVAKTDPNERAKGISLMLLETEGAEGFQRGKKLDKIGLDAADTSELFFDDVFVPAENVLGGVEGKGFYQLMGELPQERLIIAMGAMTGIEKALETTMEFVKSRKAFGQTIWDFQNTQFVMADLKARATAARIFVNDCIEKHLKRELSVDTACMAKYWVTELQGEVVDKCLQFHGGAGFINDYPIARMYRDSRITRIFGGSNEVMKMVIARSM is encoded by the coding sequence ATGCCCGTCATCGACGTACCCCAGCCCGCTTTCATGGACGACGAGGAAATCTCGATCTTCGCCGATGCCGTGGGCAAGTTCTACCAGCAGCATGCCCCTGAAAAGCGCGTGCTCAAATGGCGCGAGGAAGGCCAGGTCGAACGCGATTTCTGGCGCGAGGCGGGCGAGGCGGGCCTGCTCGGCGTGTCGGTGCCGGAGGAATACGGCGGCCATGGCGGCGACTTCCGCCATGACATGGTGGTGATTGACCAGCAGGCCAAGCACGGCGTCGAAGGCTTTGCCGCCAGCCTGCACAACACGGTGATCCTGCCCTACCTCGTGCGCCACGGCACCGAAGAGCAGAAGAAGAAGTACCTGCCCAAGCTGGTCACCGGCGAGCTCGTCAGCGCCATCGCCATGACCGAGCCGGGCGTGGGGTCCGACCTCCAGAGCGTCACCACGACAGCGCTGAAGGACGGCAATGGCTATCGCATCAACGGGGCCAAGACCTATATTTCCAACGGGCAGACGGCCGATTTCATCATCGTCGTCGCCAAGACCGACCCGAACGAGCGCGCCAAGGGCATTTCGCTCATGCTGCTCGAGACGGAAGGGGCCGAGGGCTTCCAGCGCGGCAAGAAGCTCGACAAGATCGGGCTGGACGCGGCCGATACCTCCGAACTGTTCTTCGACGATGTCTTCGTCCCGGCGGAAAACGTACTCGGCGGTGTGGAAGGCAAAGGCTTCTACCAGCTGATGGGCGAACTGCCGCAGGAACGCCTGATCATCGCCATGGGCGCGATGACCGGGATCGAGAAGGCGCTCGAGACCACGATGGAATTCGTCAAGTCGCGCAAGGCTTTCGGCCAGACTATCTGGGACTTCCAGAACACGCAGTTCGTGATGGCCGATCTGAAGGCGCGCGCGACTGCGGCACGGATTTTCGTCAACGATTGCATCGAAAAGCACCTCAAGCGCGAACTCAGTGTCGATACGGCCTGCATGGCCAAGTACTGGGTCACCGAGCTGCAGGGTGAAGTGGTCGACAAGTGCCTCCAGTTCCATGGCGGTGCAGGCTTCATCAACGACTACCCGATCGCGCGCATGTATCGTGACAGCCGCATCACCCGCATTTTCGGCGGGTCGAACGAAGTCATGAAAATGGTGATTGCGCGCTCGATGTAG
- a CDS encoding polysaccharide biosynthesis/export family protein has protein sequence MRRLLQTAGGQHAIAFACVLGLTACQAPLDPVVPAGQAGYDAVAVEPAATLPSRYTLSPGDVVSVRVFDEPELSVEEVALDNAGNVTLPLVGEVRAVGLSAAELAAAVEAAYATNYLRDPRVTVLVKQGRGRTIAVEGEVEQPGVFPYAEGQTLLSALALARSPTETAKLDEVMIFRTVDGQRQAGRFDLRAIRGGRMPDVALVPGDVVVVGYSSIRGAWQDVLRALPVFGIFRPIG, from the coding sequence ATGAGACGGCTCTTGCAGACGGCAGGCGGACAGCACGCAATCGCGTTTGCCTGCGTGCTGGGCCTCACGGCCTGTCAGGCGCCGCTCGATCCGGTGGTTCCTGCCGGACAGGCCGGATACGATGCGGTGGCAGTCGAACCCGCCGCGACCCTGCCGAGCCGCTACACCCTTTCGCCCGGCGATGTGGTGTCGGTTCGGGTCTTCGATGAACCCGAACTCTCGGTGGAAGAGGTCGCGCTCGACAATGCGGGCAATGTGACGCTGCCGTTGGTGGGAGAGGTTCGGGCGGTAGGCCTTAGCGCCGCCGAACTCGCTGCCGCGGTGGAGGCCGCCTACGCGACCAATTACCTGCGCGATCCCCGCGTCACTGTCCTTGTCAAGCAGGGGCGAGGCCGCACCATTGCCGTTGAAGGCGAGGTCGAGCAGCCCGGCGTCTTCCCTTATGCAGAGGGGCAGACTCTGCTGTCGGCCCTGGCCCTTGCGCGTAGCCCGACGGAAACAGCCAAGCTCGACGAGGTGATGATTTTCCGCACCGTCGACGGGCAGCGGCAGGCAGGCCGCTTCGACCTGCGGGCCATCCGCGGCGGCCGGATGCCCGACGTTGCGCTCGTCCCCGGCGATGTCGTGGTGGTCGGATATTCCAGCATCCGCGGCGCGTGGCAGGATGTCCTGCGCGCCTTGCCCGTATTCGGCATCTTCAGGCCCATCGGATGA
- a CDS encoding acetyl-CoA C-acetyltransferase, which produces MSEAYIIDAVRTPRGIGKQGKGALAAMHPQHLAATCLKAIKDRNHLDTKTVDDVIWSVSTQDGMQAGDMGRMAALDAGYDITSSGTTLDRFCGGGITSVALAAAQVMSGMEDCVVAGGTEMMSLTAQMSKEKMAAGLRPPMMGSYNERLMRTHPQSHQGVCGDAIATMEGFTREELDEVGYRSQQRAARAIAENRFAKSVVPVVDDDGNVVLDREEYPRPETTMEGLGQLEPAFAKIANVPLDKNGTTFAGLVNAKYSDLEIKHFHHAGNSSGVVDGAAAVLVTSKDYAQKHGLKPRARIVATANMGDDPTLMLNAPVPAAKKVLEKAGLTKDDIDLYEINEAFAVVAAKFVRDLDLDWDKVNVNGGSIALGHPIGATGSILIGTMVDELERQDKRYGLVTMCAAGGMAPAIIIERVDDFVD; this is translated from the coding sequence ATGTCCGAAGCCTATATCATCGACGCCGTCCGCACTCCGCGCGGAATCGGCAAGCAGGGCAAGGGCGCGCTGGCCGCAATGCATCCGCAGCACCTCGCCGCGACCTGCCTGAAGGCGATCAAGGACCGCAACCATCTCGACACCAAGACCGTCGACGACGTGATCTGGTCGGTTAGCACGCAGGACGGCATGCAGGCGGGCGACATGGGCCGCATGGCCGCGCTCGATGCAGGCTACGACATCACCTCCTCCGGTACGACGCTCGACCGCTTCTGCGGCGGCGGGATCACTTCGGTCGCCCTGGCTGCAGCGCAGGTGATGAGCGGCATGGAAGATTGCGTCGTGGCAGGCGGCACCGAAATGATGAGCCTTACCGCCCAGATGTCGAAGGAAAAGATGGCCGCGGGCCTGCGCCCTCCGATGATGGGCAGCTATAACGAGCGCCTGATGCGCACCCACCCGCAGAGCCACCAGGGCGTGTGCGGCGATGCCATCGCCACGATGGAAGGCTTCACCCGCGAGGAACTGGACGAGGTCGGCTATCGCAGCCAGCAGCGCGCTGCGCGGGCGATTGCGGAGAACCGGTTTGCGAAGTCGGTCGTGCCCGTGGTCGACGACGACGGCAATGTCGTGCTCGACCGCGAGGAATACCCGCGCCCCGAAACCACCATGGAGGGCCTCGGCCAGCTGGAGCCGGCTTTCGCCAAGATCGCCAATGTCCCGCTCGACAAGAACGGCACGACCTTCGCGGGCCTGGTCAATGCCAAGTATTCCGACCTCGAGATCAAGCATTTCCACCACGCGGGCAACAGCTCGGGCGTGGTCGACGGTGCCGCCGCCGTGCTGGTGACCAGCAAGGATTATGCGCAGAAGCACGGCCTCAAGCCGCGTGCCCGCATCGTGGCGACTGCCAATATGGGCGATGACCCCACGCTGATGCTCAACGCGCCGGTCCCCGCCGCGAAGAAGGTGCTGGAAAAGGCCGGCCTGACCAAGGACGACATCGACCTTTACGAAATCAACGAGGCCTTTGCCGTGGTCGCTGCCAAGTTCGTGCGCGACCTCGATCTCGACTGGGACAAGGTCAACGTCAACGGCGGCTCGATCGCTCTCGGCCACCCGATCGGGGCGACCGGTTCGATCCTGATCGGCACGATGGTCGACGAGCTGGAACGCCAGGACAAGCGCTACGGCCTCGTCACCATGTGCGCGGCAGGCGGCATGGCCCCGGCGATCATCATCGAGCGGGTCGACGATTTCGTCGACTGA
- a CDS encoding crotonase/enoyl-CoA hydratase family protein — MSEEVLTEVDNGVLIVTINRPEAKNAMNKAAAEGIAAAMDRLDADDDLRVGILTGAGGTFCSGMDLKGFLRGESPSIEGRGFGGVVQAPPKKPLIAAVEGYALAGGLELMIACDLVVANKEAKFGIPEAKRGLVAAAGGVMMLPDQIPERVAMELALTGDFIGADRAYELGLINRVVDGSALIGARELADRIVANGPLAVRVSKQIIKESRGWPMDERYNRQAQLIAPVFVSEDAREGAAAFAEKRKPNWKGK, encoded by the coding sequence ATGTCCGAGGAAGTGCTGACCGAGGTCGACAACGGCGTCCTGATTGTCACGATCAACCGTCCCGAAGCCAAGAACGCCATGAACAAGGCTGCTGCCGAGGGAATCGCTGCGGCGATGGACCGTCTCGACGCGGATGACGACCTGCGCGTCGGCATCCTGACCGGCGCTGGCGGCACCTTCTGTTCGGGCATGGACCTCAAGGGATTCCTGCGTGGCGAATCGCCCAGCATCGAAGGTCGCGGCTTTGGCGGCGTGGTGCAGGCCCCACCCAAGAAGCCGCTGATCGCGGCCGTCGAAGGCTATGCGCTGGCCGGCGGGCTCGAACTGATGATCGCCTGCGATCTCGTGGTGGCGAACAAGGAAGCCAAGTTCGGCATCCCCGAAGCCAAGCGCGGCCTCGTAGCGGCAGCCGGCGGCGTGATGATGCTGCCCGACCAGATCCCCGAACGCGTTGCCATGGAACTGGCGCTGACCGGCGATTTCATCGGCGCGGACCGCGCATATGAACTCGGCCTCATCAACCGCGTGGTCGATGGTTCGGCGCTGATCGGTGCGCGCGAGCTGGCCGACCGGATCGTTGCCAACGGCCCGCTTGCGGTCCGCGTGTCCAAGCAGATCATCAAGGAATCGCGCGGCTGGCCGATGGACGAACGCTACAATCGCCAGGCCCAGCTGATCGCGCCCGTCTTCGTTTCCGAAGACGCACGCGAAGGCGCCGCCGCCTTTGCCGAGAAGCGCAAGCCGAACTGGAAGGGCAAGTAA
- the cysN gene encoding sulfate adenylyltransferase subunit CysN → MSQPTYQTDALIAEDIDAYLDKHQHKSMLRFITCGSVDDGKSTLIGRLLYDSRMIFEDQLAALESDSKRVGTQGQEIDFALLVDGLAAEREQGITIDVAYRFFTTESRKFIVADCPGHEQYTRNMVTGASTADLAVILIDARKGVLTQTRRHSFLCHQLGIRHLVLAVNKMDLIGYDRAAYDAIVANYADFAQSIGIEGFTAIPISGLAGDNITARSGNTGWYDGPTLMEHLEAVEVRSDANLARPFRMPVQWVNRPNLDFRGFSGLIASGSVKPGDEVRSLPSGKTSRVKAVVTMDGDLPGAGAGQSVTLTLEDEIDCSRGDVLAAADSPPQVADQFESTIVWMDEEPLVVGRGYWLKLGTQTVSVTVAEPKFEIDVNSMDRLAAKTLHLNQIGVAEITTDRRVVFEPYEQNRTLGGYILVDKLTNRTVGAGMIHFALRRAQNVHWQATDITRDDHAAMKNQKPRVLWFTGLSGSGKSTIANEVEKKLAMMNRHTFLLDGDNIRHGLNKDLGFTESDRIENIRRIGEVAKLMTDAGLIVLTAFISPFRADRQLVRDMMGEGEFIEIHVDTPLEVAEARDVKGLYKKAREGKLKNFTGIDSPYEVPENPEIRVNTVEMTPEEAADYVISKILPLK, encoded by the coding sequence ATGTCGCAGCCCACCTACCAGACCGACGCGCTGATCGCGGAGGACATCGACGCCTATCTCGACAAGCACCAGCACAAGTCGATGCTGCGCTTCATCACCTGCGGCAGCGTCGATGACGGCAAGTCCACGCTGATCGGACGCCTGCTCTACGACAGCCGCATGATTTTCGAAGACCAGCTCGCCGCGCTGGAAAGCGACAGCAAGCGGGTGGGGACGCAGGGGCAGGAGATCGACTTCGCTCTTTTGGTCGACGGTCTCGCTGCCGAACGCGAGCAGGGCATCACAATCGACGTCGCCTACCGCTTCTTCACGACCGAGAGCCGCAAGTTCATCGTCGCGGACTGCCCGGGCCACGAACAATATACGCGCAACATGGTGACCGGCGCCTCGACCGCAGACCTCGCCGTCATCCTGATCGATGCGCGCAAGGGCGTTTTGACGCAGACGCGCCGCCACAGCTTCCTGTGCCACCAGCTCGGCATCCGCCATCTCGTGCTGGCGGTGAACAAGATGGACCTGATCGGTTACGACCGGGCAGCCTATGACGCGATCGTGGCCAACTATGCGGATTTCGCGCAGAGCATCGGTATCGAGGGCTTCACCGCCATCCCGATTTCGGGCCTTGCGGGCGACAATATCACCGCGCGCTCGGGCAATACCGGCTGGTACGATGGCCCCACGCTGATGGAGCACCTGGAAGCGGTCGAGGTTCGAAGCGACGCCAATCTCGCGCGCCCGTTCCGCATGCCGGTGCAGTGGGTGAACCGCCCGAACCTCGATTTCCGCGGATTTTCCGGCCTGATTGCCTCGGGCAGCGTGAAGCCGGGCGACGAAGTGCGCTCGCTTCCCTCGGGCAAGACCAGCCGCGTGAAGGCGGTCGTGACGATGGACGGAGATCTTCCCGGAGCAGGCGCGGGCCAGTCGGTCACGCTCACGCTGGAAGACGAGATCGACTGCTCGCGCGGCGATGTCCTGGCTGCCGCCGACAGTCCGCCGCAGGTCGCCGACCAGTTCGAGAGCACGATCGTCTGGATGGACGAGGAACCGCTGGTCGTCGGGCGCGGCTACTGGCTCAAGCTCGGCACGCAGACCGTCAGCGTGACCGTGGCCGAACCCAAGTTCGAGATCGACGTCAATTCGATGGACCGCCTCGCGGCCAAGACGCTGCATCTGAACCAGATCGGCGTTGCCGAAATCACCACGGACCGACGTGTCGTGTTCGAGCCTTACGAGCAGAACCGCACGCTGGGCGGCTATATCCTCGTCGACAAGCTGACCAACCGCACGGTCGGGGCGGGGATGATCCACTTCGCCCTGCGCCGCGCGCAAAACGTGCACTGGCAGGCGACCGACATCACGCGTGACGACCACGCCGCAATGAAGAACCAGAAGCCGCGCGTGCTGTGGTTCACGGGCCTGTCCGGCTCGGGCAAGTCGACCATCGCCAACGAAGTGGAAAAGAAGCTGGCGATGATGAACCGCCACACTTTCCTGCTGGACGGCGACAACATCCGTCACGGCCTCAACAAGGACCTCGGCTTTACGGAAAGCGACCGCATCGAGAACATCCGTCGCATCGGCGAAGTCGCCAAGCTGATGACCGATGCAGGCCTTATCGTGCTGACCGCTTTCATCAGCCCGTTCCGTGCCGACCGCCAGCTGGTCCGCGACATGATGGGCGAGGGCGAGTTTATCGAGATTCACGTCGACACCCCGCTCGAAGTGGCGGAAGCGCGCGACGTGAAGGGCCTCTACAAGAAGGCGCGCGAAGGCAAGCTGAAGAATTTCACCGGCATCGACAGCCCCTACGAAGTCCCGGAAAACCCGGAAATCCGCGTGAACACGGTGGAAATGACCCCGGAAGAGGCTGCCGACTACGTGATCTCGAAGATCCTGCCCCTCAAATAG